From Kitasatospora sp. MAP12-44:
CCTGCTGGAGGCCCCCGACCTGCTGCTCCTCGACGAGCCCACCAACCACCTCGACGCCGAGTCGGTGAACTGGCTGGAGCAGCACCTGGCCAAGTACGCCGGCACCGTCGTGGCGGTCACCCACGACCGGTACTTCCTCGACCACGTCGCCGAGTGGATCCTCGAACTCGACCGCGGTCGCGCTTACCCGTACGAGGGCAACTACTCCACGTACCTGGAGACCAAGCAGTCCCGTCTCAAGGTCGAGGGCCAGAAGGACGCCAAGCGTGCCAAGCGGCTCAAGGAAGAGCTCGAGTGGGTCCGCTCGAATGCCAAGGGCCGCCAGGTCAAGTCGAAGGCCCGTCTCGCCCGCTACGAGGAGATGGCGGCCGAGGCCGACAAGATGCGGAAGCTGGACTTCGAGGAGATCCAGATCCCGCCGGGCCCGCGCCTGGGCAACATCGTCGTCGAGGTCAACAATCTCTCGAAGTCCTTCGGCGAGAAGATCCTGATCGACGACCTCAGCTTCACCCTGCCGCGCAACGGCATCGTCGGCGTGATCGGCCCGAACGGCGCCGGCAAGACCACGCTGTTCAAGATGCTGCTCGGTGAGGAGACGCCGGACAGCGGCAGCATCAAGATCGGCGACACGGTCAAGACCAGCTACGTCGACCAGAGCCGCGCCAACATCGACCCGCAGAAGTCGCTGTGGGCCGTGGTCTCGGACGAGCTCGACTGGATCAACGTCGGCCAGGTCGAGATGCCCTCGCGGGCCTACGTCTCGGCGTTCGGCTTCAAGGGTCCGGACCAGCAGAAGCGGGCCGGCATCCTCTCCGGCGGTGAGCGCAACCGCCTCAACCTGGCGCTCACCCTCAAGCAGGGCGGCAACCTGCTGCTCCTCGACGAGCCCACCAACGACCTCGACGTCGAGACGCTCTCCTCGCTGGAGAACGCCCTGCTGGAGTTCCCGGGCTGCGCCGTGGTCATCTCCCACGACCGCTGGTTCCTGGACCGGGTGACCACCCACATCCTCGCCTACGAGGGTGAGAGCAAGTGGTTCTGGTTCGAGGGCAACTTCGAGTCGTACGAGAAGAACAAGATCGAGCGGCTGGGCGCCGACGCGGCCCGCCCGCACCGCGCGACCTACAAGAAGCTGACCCGCGGCTGATCGGCTGACCGGCCGCACAGCAGGGAGCAGTACCGGCCCGGCAGGGCGCCTGGAGAAGGCGGCCTGCCGGGCCGACGCCCGTCATCTGTGAAGTACCTCAGCGAAGTGAGAAGGAGAACTGTCGTGGCACGCCACATCTACGCCTGCCCGATGCGGTGGTCCGACATGGACGCCTTCGGTCACGTCAACAACGTGGTCTTCCTGCGCTACCTGGAGGAGGCCCGGATCGACTTCATGTTCACCCAGGCCGCCGAGGCCGGTGCGGGGGAGTTCGCGGGCGGCTCGGTGGTGGCCCGCCACGAGATCGACTACAAGCTTCCGCTGGTGCACCGCCCGACGCCGGTGACCATCGAGACCTGGGTGACGAGGATCGGCGGCGCCTCGGTGACGGTGGCCTACGAGGTGAAGGACACCGACGCCGACGGTACCGAGCGGGTGTATGTCCGGGCCTCCAGCGTGGTCGTGCCCTACGACCTGGCGGCGGGTCGACCGCGGCGGATCAGCGCGGTCGAGCGGGAGTTCCTCAGCCGCTTCCTGGTGGACCAGGAACTCCGGGCCGCGGCCTGACGTCCTGCGCCACCCCGCCACCTCCTCAGCCCGTACCGAGCCGCTCTCCGCCCGTACCGAGACGAAGTGAGCTTCCTGTGAACAGCACCGCCCGGCTGGCCCTCGCCGACCCCGCGGAAGCCGCCGACCTCGGAGGCTTCCTGGCGCGACTGCTGCGCTTCGACCGTGCGGCGGCGGTCCGGCTCCAGGCGGTCCGATCGGCCGCTCAGCAGGTCGGCGGGCAGCAGGGCGGCGAGCACC
This genomic window contains:
- the ettA gene encoding energy-dependent translational throttle protein EttA, with amino-acid sequence MAEFIYTMRKVRKAHGDKVILDDVTLNFLPGAKIGVVGPNGAGKSTVLKMMAGLEQPSNGEAYLSPGYSVGMLLQEPPLDESKTVLENVQDGVKEVKAQLDRFNEIAELMATDYSDALLDEMGVLQEKLDHANAWDLDAQLEQAMDALGCPPGDWPVTKLSGGERRRVALCKLLLEAPDLLLLDEPTNHLDAESVNWLEQHLAKYAGTVVAVTHDRYFLDHVAEWILELDRGRAYPYEGNYSTYLETKQSRLKVEGQKDAKRAKRLKEELEWVRSNAKGRQVKSKARLARYEEMAAEADKMRKLDFEEIQIPPGPRLGNIVVEVNNLSKSFGEKILIDDLSFTLPRNGIVGVIGPNGAGKTTLFKMLLGEETPDSGSIKIGDTVKTSYVDQSRANIDPQKSLWAVVSDELDWINVGQVEMPSRAYVSAFGFKGPDQQKRAGILSGGERNRLNLALTLKQGGNLLLLDEPTNDLDVETLSSLENALLEFPGCAVVISHDRWFLDRVTTHILAYEGESKWFWFEGNFESYEKNKIERLGADAARPHRATYKKLTRG
- a CDS encoding thioesterase family protein; the encoded protein is MARHIYACPMRWSDMDAFGHVNNVVFLRYLEEARIDFMFTQAAEAGAGEFAGGSVVARHEIDYKLPLVHRPTPVTIETWVTRIGGASVTVAYEVKDTDADGTERVYVRASSVVVPYDLAAGRPRRISAVEREFLSRFLVDQELRAAA